The following coding sequences lie in one Hippopotamus amphibius kiboko isolate mHipAmp2 chromosome 17, mHipAmp2.hap2, whole genome shotgun sequence genomic window:
- the LOC130840788 gene encoding protein Wfdc21-like: protein MKLGGFLLLVALVTLSSEVQELQAAVRPLRLLDEQRPGACPSLPEGTFGLCAEFCTGDDSCPPGRKCCSNGCGHTCQIPVPDEEDFLIRLDDK from the exons ATGAAGTTGGGTGGCTTCCTCCTCCTTGTGGCCCTGGTCACCCTCAGCTCAGAGGTGCAGGAGCTTCAGGCTGCCGTGAGACCCTTGAGACTTCTGG ATGAACAGAGGCCTGGAGCTTGTCCAAGCTTGCCAGAAGGAACGTTTGGGCTTTGTGCTGAATTCTGCACGGGGGATGACTCCTGTCCCCCAGGAAGGAAATGCTGCAGCAACGGTTGCGGGCACACTTGCCAAATCCCTGTTCCAGAC GAGGAGGACTTCCTTATCCGTTTGGATGATAAATGA